One Deltaproteobacteria bacterium genomic region harbors:
- a CDS encoding nucleotidyl transferase AbiEii/AbiGii toxin family protein translates to MGGGALNLSLQDLQREAAATGFPAETLEKSIRIVSLLNVLRSHPFLKTRIALKGGTALNLFIFDVPRLSVDIDLNYIGAPDRDLMLAERPKLEQALQAVCGREGLTVRSLPSDHAGVKWRLTYIAASGRSGNLELDVNYLLRTPLWPAELADSHPVGSFQATQVRLLDLHELAAGKLAALLSRNASRDVFDAVELLRPEDLDRAKLRLGFVVYGGANRKDWRTVSAKDVKLDAAELKSQLLPTVRPGALPKAKAKTLVSDCRDLLSAVLPLTREEREFIERLNERGEIAPNLLTDDTAMGRAIQQHPALRWKAINVRKHRGLPTAEQAE, encoded by the coding sequence GTGGGCGGAGGTGCCTTGAACCTCTCGCTCCAGGATCTGCAGCGAGAGGCGGCGGCGACAGGCTTTCCTGCCGAGACGCTGGAGAAATCCATCCGGATCGTGAGCCTGCTGAATGTGCTGCGCAGCCATCCATTTCTGAAGACGCGCATTGCCCTGAAGGGCGGGACGGCGCTCAACCTCTTCATCTTCGACGTACCGCGCCTCTCGGTCGACATCGACCTGAACTACATCGGCGCGCCTGACCGCGACTTGATGCTCGCCGAGCGGCCGAAGCTCGAGCAAGCCTTGCAAGCCGTTTGCGGTCGCGAGGGGCTGACGGTGAGAAGTCTCCCGTCCGATCACGCAGGCGTCAAGTGGCGGCTGACGTACATCGCGGCGTCTGGGCGGAGCGGCAACCTGGAGCTCGACGTGAACTACCTGCTCAGGACGCCGCTGTGGCCCGCCGAGCTTGCGGACTCGCACCCGGTCGGTTCGTTCCAGGCGACGCAAGTGCGGCTGCTGGATCTTCACGAGCTCGCTGCCGGCAAGCTTGCGGCCCTGCTATCCCGCAACGCAAGCCGGGACGTGTTCGACGCGGTCGAGCTGCTGCGTCCCGAGGACCTCGATCGCGCGAAGCTGCGCCTGGGCTTCGTCGTCTACGGCGGCGCCAACCGCAAGGACTGGCGCACCGTCTCGGCCAAGGACGTGAAGCTCGATGCCGCAGAGCTGAAGAGCCAACTCCTTCCGACGGTGCGGCCGGGAGCGCTGCCGAAGGCGAAAGCGAAAACGCTCGTGTCCGACTGCCGCGACCTCCTCTCGGCAGTCCTGCCGCTGACGCGCGAGGAGCGCGAGTTCATCGAGCGCCTGAACGAGCGTGGCGAGATCGCGCCGAACTTGCTCACCGACGATACTGCGATGGGGAGAGCGATTCAGCAGCACCCAGCGCTTCGCTGGAAGGCGATCAACGTGCGCAAGC
- a CDS encoding transcriptional regulator translates to MKPLAFFDQHVIFTHREFALAHSGGGRRSSQTTNNVLAQHVAGGRLLRVHRGLYATVPSGVDPKSFEPDSYLIATQATDDAIVAYHAALQFHGKAYSVSRRFTYLTRHRLRSFEFRGAEFVAVLLPARLRASRRPAGGLLEQRHAGGFVRVTSLERTLVDVLDAPEHGGGWEEIWRSLESIEFFDLDAVIEYALKLGSALTVARVGFYLEQHREQLMVEDRHLKALRARAPAQPRYFDGDRGPGKFVRPWNLVVPEHVLSRSWAEVP, encoded by the coding sequence ATGAAGCCGCTCGCCTTCTTCGACCAGCATGTCATTTTCACGCACCGCGAGTTCGCCCTGGCGCACTCTGGGGGCGGCCGTCGAAGCAGTCAGACGACGAACAACGTCCTTGCGCAGCATGTCGCGGGCGGTCGATTGCTCCGCGTCCATCGGGGCCTGTACGCGACCGTGCCGTCCGGCGTCGATCCGAAATCGTTCGAGCCGGATTCGTACCTGATCGCGACGCAGGCCACGGATGACGCGATCGTGGCCTATCACGCGGCGCTCCAGTTCCACGGCAAGGCCTATTCGGTCTCGAGGCGGTTCACCTACCTCACGCGGCATCGCCTGCGGTCCTTCGAGTTCCGAGGCGCGGAGTTCGTCGCTGTACTGCTGCCTGCAAGGCTGCGGGCTTCGCGGCGTCCGGCCGGCGGTCTCCTGGAGCAACGTCATGCCGGCGGATTTGTTCGCGTGACCTCGTTGGAGCGAACTCTCGTCGACGTGCTCGACGCGCCCGAGCACGGCGGCGGCTGGGAGGAGATCTGGCGCTCGCTGGAGTCGATCGAGTTCTTCGATCTCGACGCCGTGATCGAGTACGCCCTCAAGCTGGGCTCCGCGCTAACGGTCGCCCGCGTCGGCTTCTACCTCGAGCAGCACCGCGAGCAGTTGATGGTCGAGGATCGCCATCTCAAGGCGCTGCGTGCGCGGGCGCCGGCGCAGCCGCGCTACTTCGACGGCGACCGCGGACCCGGGAAGTTCGTGCGGCCGTGGAACCTGGTCGTGCCGGAGCACGTGCTCTCGCGCTCGTGGGCGGAGGTGCCTTGA
- a CDS encoding vanadium-dependent haloperoxidase, whose amino-acid sequence MNRFLMTLLCSAAVACGGTAMDPSFSTRSASAATAEGRASALAALLAADRRPEDQIGAVSRRILKRRATNPADGAPPCRDRFRRARLLRAPRQRLVGRTQMNREWMKARAAIGLLAFAAAGVIAARAARADVVTDWNENTQAAIKTANTAPAATARVFAIVHAAVFDAVNGIERRYVPYHVDFDAPKDASRRAAAVQAAYGALVKLFPAQKATLDVRRAASLALIEETAEGGDSEDNDGDDAEHVARGIAWGQAVAGDILAWRSADGFSAAFPPYVGGTAPGQWRPTPPDFRTAVFQQIATMVPFAIPSPSWARPPGPPALTSAQYASDFNEVKSFGSRSSSTRTAQQTQIAFFWDDNGGVQWNRIAVAVAAHHHNTLSENARLLAMLNIALADAGIAAWDGKYFYSSWRPVTAIPLGATDSNPWTEADPGWLPLRPLTPPHQEYPSAHSTNTGAAAVVLAAFFGDETSFSATSDPLPGIVRNWARFSDAALEVNDARVYFGIHFRSAVVDGRAAGKAVAEYVLAHVAEPRSSPALGSDEA is encoded by the coding sequence TTGAACCGATTCCTGATGACGTTGCTCTGCAGCGCCGCTGTCGCCTGCGGCGGCACCGCGATGGATCCTTCCTTCTCGACACGCTCCGCATCCGCTGCGACGGCCGAAGGCAGGGCCTCCGCGCTGGCAGCGCTCCTTGCCGCAGATCGCCGACCTGAAGACCAGATCGGAGCGGTATCGCGCCGTATTCTGAAGCGCCGCGCGACAAATCCGGCCGACGGCGCACCTCCTTGTAGAGACCGTTTCCGGCGAGCTCGCCTGCTGCGAGCGCCGCGACAGCGTCTCGTGGGGAGGACTCAGATGAATCGGGAATGGATGAAGGCGAGGGCCGCGATCGGGCTACTCGCGTTTGCGGCAGCGGGTGTGATCGCCGCAAGGGCGGCGAGAGCGGACGTGGTGACCGACTGGAACGAGAACACGCAGGCGGCCATCAAAACCGCGAATACTGCTCCGGCGGCGACGGCCCGCGTCTTCGCCATCGTGCATGCGGCCGTGTTCGATGCGGTGAACGGCATCGAGCGACGGTACGTGCCCTACCATGTCGATTTCGATGCGCCGAAAGATGCCTCTCGTCGCGCTGCTGCGGTCCAGGCCGCCTACGGCGCGCTCGTCAAGCTCTTCCCGGCGCAGAAGGCGACGCTCGACGTCCGGCGGGCGGCTTCGCTCGCGCTCATCGAGGAAACCGCGGAAGGCGGCGACTCCGAGGACAACGACGGCGACGACGCCGAGCATGTCGCGCGCGGGATCGCCTGGGGTCAGGCCGTTGCCGGTGACATCCTCGCCTGGCGCAGCGCCGACGGGTTCAGCGCTGCCTTTCCTCCGTACGTGGGCGGAACGGCGCCTGGACAGTGGCGCCCGACGCCTCCGGATTTCCGGACGGCGGTGTTCCAGCAGATCGCCACGATGGTGCCGTTTGCAATTCCTTCTCCGTCGTGGGCACGGCCGCCTGGGCCGCCCGCGTTGACCAGCGCGCAGTACGCCTCTGACTTCAACGAGGTGAAGTCTTTCGGCAGCCGATCCAGCTCGACCCGCACCGCGCAGCAGACGCAGATCGCATTCTTCTGGGACGACAACGGCGGAGTGCAGTGGAATCGGATCGCGGTTGCCGTCGCTGCCCACCACCACAACACGTTGTCGGAGAACGCCCGTCTGCTCGCGATGCTCAACATCGCCTTGGCGGACGCAGGGATCGCCGCGTGGGACGGCAAGTATTTTTACAGCTCCTGGCGCCCCGTGACTGCGATTCCCCTGGGTGCCACCGACAGCAATCCCTGGACGGAGGCGGATCCGGGTTGGCTTCCGCTGCGCCCGCTGACACCCCCTCACCAGGAGTATCCATCCGCGCATAGCACGAACACCGGGGCGGCGGCGGTGGTGCTCGCGGCGTTCTTCGGCGACGAGACGAGCTTCAGCGCCACGTCCGATCCACTTCCCGGTATCGTGCGGAACTGGGCGCGGTTCTCGGACGCGGCCCTCGAGGTCAATGACGCGCGCGTTTATTTCGGGATCCATTTCCGATCTGCCGTCGTGGATGGACGCGCCGCCGGCAAGGCGGTCGCCGAGTACGTGCTGGCCCACGTGGCGGAGCCGCGCTCATCCCCGGCGCTCGGGTCAGACGAAGCATGA
- a CDS encoding mandelate racemase — MTAELLTVNSIRAIGVEVPMKLPLGTSAATIRAAPLLLIDVETEEGITGRSYLFCYVRAAAPAIASVLSEVLRVVKGDRVAPAELWAKLARRFTLIGVQGVVRMAMSGFDVACWDALALAAGKALVSILGGVPRPIPAYNSNGLGLMPKEAAADEAEKLLEGGFTAVKLRLGHPTLAADLDAVRAVRARLPDRVALMADFNQALTVAEAMRRGRALENEGLYWIEEPVRHDDYRGCSRLAKELDVPVQLGENFSLPFAMAEAIRMRASDYVMPDLERIGGVTGWLRAAALASAHGLEMSSHLFPEVSAHLLAVTPTSHWLEYVDWAAPILAEPLRIVNGQAAAPDRPGSGVVWNDDAVERYRIE, encoded by the coding sequence ATGACTGCAGAACTGCTCACCGTCAATTCGATCCGCGCCATCGGCGTGGAAGTCCCCATGAAGTTGCCGCTCGGGACCAGCGCGGCCACCATCCGCGCCGCGCCGCTCTTGCTCATCGACGTCGAGACCGAAGAGGGCATCACCGGCCGGTCCTATCTCTTTTGCTACGTTCGCGCCGCCGCCCCGGCCATCGCCAGCGTTCTTTCGGAAGTCCTCCGGGTGGTCAAAGGCGACCGCGTCGCGCCCGCCGAGCTGTGGGCGAAACTCGCGCGCAGGTTCACGCTCATCGGCGTGCAGGGGGTCGTCCGCATGGCGATGTCGGGATTCGACGTGGCCTGCTGGGACGCGCTGGCCCTCGCTGCGGGGAAGGCGCTCGTCTCCATCCTCGGCGGCGTTCCGCGGCCGATCCCCGCGTACAACAGCAACGGGCTCGGTCTGATGCCAAAGGAAGCGGCAGCGGACGAGGCGGAGAAGCTGCTCGAGGGCGGGTTCACGGCGGTGAAGCTGCGGCTCGGGCACCCGACGCTTGCCGCTGATCTCGACGCGGTACGCGCCGTGCGCGCGCGCCTGCCAGACCGCGTCGCGTTGATGGCGGACTTCAACCAGGCGCTGACGGTCGCCGAGGCGATGCGGCGCGGCCGCGCGCTGGAGAACGAAGGCCTGTACTGGATCGAGGAACCCGTTCGACACGACGACTATCGCGGCTGCAGCAGACTCGCCAAAGAGCTCGACGTTCCGGTGCAGCTCGGCGAGAACTTCTCGCTCCCGTTCGCCATGGCGGAAGCGATCCGGATGCGCGCCAGCGACTACGTGATGCCCGATCTGGAGCGCATCGGAGGCGTGACCGGCTGGCTTCGGGCCGCTGCGCTCGCCAGCGCCCACGGGCTCGAGATGTCGTCGCACCTCTTCCCCGAGGTAAGCGCGCACCTGCTCGCGGTGACGCCGACCTCGCACTGGCTCGAGTACGTCGATTGGGCCGCCCCGATCCTCGCCGAGCCGCTGCGGATCGTGAATGGGCAGGCGGCCGCTCCCGATCGTCCGGGGAGCGGCGTCGTCTGGAACGACGACGCCGTCGAGCGCTACCGCATCGAGTGA
- a CDS encoding TRAP transporter substrate-binding protein, whose product MRALYAAAALMLGSIVLPRAAVAQTIELKLGHVGSPGSLFDLSSIEFAKRVKEKTGGKVILQVYGASQLGDDTELMQKVKLGTVDMALPSTVMSSVVPAFGLFEMPYLVKDRDHMKRIDKEIVWPTLVPIAEKAGYRILATWENGFRQITNNLHAIKVPADLKGIKLRVPKGKWRVKMFQAYGASPSAMGLSEVFVALQTGVMDGEENPLTQIYTSKFQEVQKYLSMTDHVYTPAYVVTSPRKFDALPEALRKQIQEAAQETQAFVYQTGAKMDDELLGKLKQGGMQVNQADKLAFQKASKSVYDDFSTEVPNGKQMIEKAIALGSAK is encoded by the coding sequence ATGAGAGCGCTCTACGCCGCAGCAGCGCTGATGCTGGGAAGCATCGTCCTCCCCCGCGCCGCCGTCGCCCAGACCATCGAGCTGAAATTGGGGCACGTCGGTTCGCCAGGATCGCTGTTCGACCTTTCCTCCATCGAGTTTGCAAAGCGCGTGAAGGAGAAGACGGGAGGCAAGGTCATCCTCCAGGTTTACGGCGCGAGCCAGCTCGGCGACGACACCGAGCTGATGCAGAAGGTGAAGCTCGGTACGGTGGACATGGCGCTGCCGTCGACCGTCATGTCCTCGGTCGTGCCGGCGTTCGGACTGTTCGAGATGCCGTACCTGGTGAAAGACCGCGATCACATGAAGCGGATCGACAAGGAGATCGTCTGGCCGACGCTGGTGCCGATCGCGGAGAAGGCCGGCTACCGGATCCTCGCCACCTGGGAAAACGGCTTCCGGCAGATCACGAACAACCTGCACGCGATCAAGGTTCCAGCGGATCTGAAGGGCATCAAGCTGCGCGTGCCGAAGGGGAAGTGGCGCGTGAAGATGTTCCAGGCCTACGGCGCGAGCCCATCGGCGATGGGGCTCTCCGAGGTGTTCGTCGCCCTGCAGACGGGGGTCATGGACGGTGAGGAAAACCCTCTGACCCAGATCTACACCTCCAAGTTCCAGGAGGTGCAGAAGTACCTCTCGATGACCGACCACGTGTACACGCCCGCGTACGTCGTCACCTCGCCGCGCAAGTTCGACGCGCTGCCGGAGGCGCTCCGCAAGCAGATCCAGGAGGCCGCTCAAGAGACGCAGGCCTTCGTGTACCAGACCGGCGCGAAGATGGACGACGAGCTCCTCGGCAAGCTGAAGCAGGGGGGAATGCAGGTGAACCAGGCCGACAAGCTAGCCTTCCAGAAGGCCAGCAAGTCCGTCTACGACGACTTCTCCACCGAGGTCCCGAACGGCAAGCAGATGATCGAGAAGGCGATCGCGCTCGGATCCGCGAAGTGA
- a CDS encoding TRAP transporter small permease subunit: protein MWRRRVERILEWISGTLLVALAVEVLAGVIFRAAGRSLSWYDEVASVLLAWITYYGSALAALKKSHIAFPGLVNAMPTPARFVALAVREVVVLGLFLVLAWQGTAILHALAGETLVTVDIPVTLTQSVIPIGAALFILAEMLNLPDRLEWARGRTAAAAPEQGVEKELSH from the coding sequence ATCTGGCGCCGGCGGGTCGAGCGGATCCTGGAGTGGATCAGCGGTACGCTGCTGGTGGCCCTCGCCGTCGAGGTGCTCGCCGGCGTCATCTTCCGCGCCGCTGGACGGTCCCTCTCCTGGTACGACGAGGTCGCCTCCGTCCTGCTCGCCTGGATCACGTATTACGGCAGTGCGCTTGCTGCGTTGAAGAAGTCCCACATCGCCTTCCCGGGGCTGGTGAACGCGATGCCGACGCCGGCGCGTTTCGTCGCCCTCGCCGTCCGCGAGGTAGTCGTCCTTGGCCTCTTCCTCGTGCTCGCCTGGCAGGGGACGGCGATCCTGCACGCGCTGGCGGGCGAAACGCTCGTCACCGTGGACATCCCGGTGACGCTGACACAGTCGGTGATCCCGATCGGGGCGGCGCTGTTCATCCTCGCGGAGATGCTCAACCTGCCGGACCGCCTCGAATGGGCCCGGGGACGAACGGCTGCAGCAGCCCCGGAACAGGGCGTGGAAAAGGAGCTGTCGCACTGA
- a CDS encoding TRAP transporter large permease, with translation MAMFVLFGAVMVLVLLNVPIAIALAVVALVAILHTGGIPALANVPLVMYTGSTSFPLIAIPLFILAGAIMNASGISRRLIALSSAVFGFVRGALAQVTIVTSLFFAEISGSAVADAAALGTILIPAMKSKGYTKEFSAAVLSSASTLAVIIPPSIPMILYAAMADTSVVKLFVAGVVPGVLGGLLMMVIAYRFARVYNLPVEEKFQLSRVWAAFKEASWALILPALILGGIFGGVVTATEGAALAVLAAIVIGTLIYRELNLKDLYTAMIDGVVQTAVVMLLVAASALLGVHLTEIQAPQHLAAAASTLTNSRWVVLMLLNLLFLLLGLFLHSAAAIILVVPVVMPLVKAVGIDPVHFGIMVTINLGIGQQTPPVASVLTVACSIARADIWEVTKVNLWFISVLLLVLLLTTYLPVVPLSLVRLFYGG, from the coding sequence ATGGCCATGTTCGTCCTCTTCGGCGCCGTGATGGTGCTGGTGCTCCTCAACGTGCCGATCGCCATTGCGCTCGCCGTCGTGGCGCTCGTCGCCATCCTCCACACCGGCGGCATCCCGGCGCTCGCGAACGTGCCGCTGGTCATGTACACGGGCTCGACCAGCTTCCCGTTGATCGCCATCCCGCTCTTCATCCTGGCCGGCGCGATCATGAATGCGTCCGGCATCTCACGGCGGCTGATCGCGCTCTCTTCGGCGGTCTTCGGGTTCGTTCGCGGCGCCCTGGCCCAGGTCACGATCGTGACGTCGCTTTTCTTCGCCGAAATCTCGGGCTCGGCGGTCGCGGACGCGGCGGCGCTGGGGACCATCCTGATCCCGGCGATGAAGAGCAAAGGCTACACGAAGGAATTCTCGGCGGCCGTGCTGTCGTCGGCCTCGACGCTGGCAGTGATCATTCCGCCGTCGATCCCGATGATCCTCTACGCGGCGATGGCCGACACGTCGGTGGTGAAGCTGTTCGTCGCCGGCGTCGTCCCGGGAGTCCTCGGCGGGCTGCTGATGATGGTCATCGCGTACCGGTTCGCCCGCGTCTACAACCTGCCGGTCGAAGAGAAGTTCCAGCTCAGCCGCGTCTGGGCGGCTTTCAAGGAAGCCTCCTGGGCGCTGATCCTCCCTGCGCTGATCCTGGGCGGAATCTTCGGCGGGGTGGTCACCGCCACCGAAGGCGCTGCGCTGGCGGTGCTGGCCGCGATCGTGATCGGGACACTGATCTACCGCGAGCTCAACCTGAAGGATCTCTACACCGCGATGATCGACGGCGTCGTCCAGACGGCGGTGGTGATGTTGCTGGTCGCCGCTTCGGCGTTGCTCGGTGTGCACCTCACCGAGATCCAGGCGCCGCAGCACCTGGCCGCCGCGGCATCGACGTTGACCAACAGTCGCTGGGTCGTCCTGATGCTGCTCAACCTGCTCTTCCTGCTGCTCGGCCTCTTCCTGCACTCGGCGGCGGCCATCATCCTGGTGGTTCCGGTGGTGATGCCGCTGGTGAAGGCGGTCGGAATCGATCCCGTCCATTTCGGGATCATGGTGACGATCAATCTCGGCATCGGGCAGCAGACGCCGCCCGTCGCCAGCGTGCTCACCGTCGCCTGCTCGATCGCGCGCGCCGACATCTGGGAGGTGACCAAGGTCAACCTCTGGTTCATCAGCGTGCTGCTGCTGGTGCTCCTGCTGACGACGTACCTGCCGGTCGTGCCGCTGTCGCTGGTGCGGTTGTTCTACGGCGGTTAG
- a CDS encoding heme-binding protein, translated as MARSCARTPAPDIGSTRSFPRQGVGFSAPTHRGGSEECRRLIDAAHARAGQIGIRVTVAVVDEAGLLLALARMDGAPPISAQIAEAKASGAALWHRDGASLAQVAQDRPAFFQAVGKMTRVPIVPGLGSTLVRRKEAVLGAVGVSGGKPEQDLDCAEAGLRAI; from the coding sequence ATCGCTAGGTCTTGCGCTCGCACTCCGGCACCAGATATCGGCTCCACGCGCTCCTTTCCCCGCCAAGGGGTAGGATTCAGCGCACCCACGCATCGAGGAGGATCAGAGGAATGCCGCCGGCTGATCGACGCCGCTCACGCCCGCGCCGGGCAGATCGGCATCCGCGTGACCGTCGCCGTCGTCGACGAAGCCGGCCTCCTGCTGGCGCTCGCGCGCATGGACGGCGCTCCCCCCATCTCCGCCCAGATCGCTGAAGCAAAGGCAAGCGGCGCGGCCCTCTGGCACCGCGACGGCGCCTCACTGGCGCAGGTGGCGCAGGACCGTCCCGCCTTCTTCCAGGCGGTCGGAAAGATGACCCGGGTGCCGATCGTTCCCGGCCTGGGCTCGACGCTGGTGCGGCGCAAGGAAGCGGTGCTCGGCGCGGTCGGGGTGAGCGGGGGAAAGCCCGAGCAGGATCTCGACTGCGCCGAGGCGGGCCTGCGGGCGATCTGA
- a CDS encoding aminotransferase class V-fold PLP-dependent enzyme produces the protein MAFPSGRHFLQIPGPTNVPDRVLRAIDRPTIDHRGPEFAKLGKEVLSGLQRIFRTKQPVIIYPASGTGAWEAALANTLSAGDRVLMFETGHFATLWLEMAQRLGLEADFVPGDWRHGVDPKVVEDKLRADSQQKVRAVCVVHNETSTGVTTRVAEVRAAIDRVGHPALLLVDTISSLASIDYRHDDWKVDVTVAGSQKGLMLPPGLSFNAISQKALAASRDAGLRRSYWDWGAMLRANESGFFPYTPATNLLYGLREALAMLEEEGLENVFRRHTRHGEATRRAVRAWALEVNCADEREHSPSLTGIRIPAGHDADKLRSVILDRFDMSLGQGLGKLKGKIFRIGHLGAFNDVTLCGTLAGVEMGLALAGVPHRQGGVTAAMEHLAATADATQK, from the coding sequence ATGGCGTTTCCCAGCGGCCGTCACTTCCTGCAGATTCCCGGCCCTACCAACGTGCCCGACCGGGTGCTGCGCGCCATCGACCGGCCCACCATCGATCACCGGGGGCCCGAGTTCGCGAAGCTCGGCAAGGAAGTCCTCAGCGGGCTGCAACGCATCTTCCGCACGAAGCAGCCGGTCATCATCTATCCCGCATCCGGCACCGGCGCGTGGGAGGCCGCGCTGGCCAACACGCTCTCTGCCGGCGACCGCGTGCTCATGTTCGAGACCGGCCACTTCGCCACTCTCTGGCTGGAGATGGCGCAGCGCCTCGGTCTCGAGGCCGACTTCGTTCCCGGCGATTGGCGCCATGGAGTGGATCCCAAGGTCGTCGAGGACAAGCTGCGTGCCGATTCCCAGCAAAAGGTCCGTGCCGTCTGCGTCGTGCACAACGAGACTTCGACCGGCGTGACCACCCGCGTTGCCGAAGTGCGGGCGGCGATCGATCGCGTCGGGCACCCGGCACTGCTGCTCGTCGACACCATCTCGTCGCTGGCCTCCATCGATTACCGCCACGACGACTGGAAGGTCGACGTGACGGTGGCGGGCTCGCAGAAGGGCCTGATGCTCCCACCCGGCCTCTCCTTCAATGCCATCTCCCAGAAGGCGCTGGCGGCGTCGCGCGATGCAGGGCTGCGGCGCTCGTACTGGGACTGGGGCGCGATGCTTCGGGCGAACGAGAGTGGCTTCTTTCCATACACGCCGGCGACGAACCTGCTCTACGGGTTGCGCGAGGCGCTCGCCATGCTCGAGGAGGAAGGCCTGGAGAACGTCTTCCGCCGCCATACGCGCCATGGCGAAGCGACGCGGCGGGCGGTACGCGCCTGGGCCCTGGAAGTGAACTGCGCCGACGAGCGCGAGCACTCGCCCTCGCTGACGGGCATCCGTATTCCCGCGGGCCACGATGCGGACAAGCTGCGCAGCGTCATCCTCGACCGCTTCGACATGTCGCTGGGCCAGGGCCTCGGCAAGTTGAAAGGAAAGATCTTTCGAATCGGGCATCTCGGCGCATTCAACGACGTGACGCTGTGTGGCACGCTGGCGGGCGTGGAGATGGGTCTCGCCCTGGCCGGCGTTCCCCACCGGCAGGGCGGCGTCACCGCGGCGATGGAGCACCTCGCCGCGACGGCGGACGCCACGCAGAAGTGA
- a CDS encoding enoyl-CoA hydratase (Catalyzes the reversible hydration of unsaturated fatty acyl-CoA to beta-hydroxyacyl-CoA), which produces MSAEETLFEIGGDGIAWLTFNRPEARNAMTFGMYRRLGEICRKPDPRVRVLVLRGAGDKAFVSGTDISQFREFKTPKDAIEYEATMDGVFDALEDVPVPTIAAIQGACTGGGAGIAAACDLRLGAPSAKFGFPIARTLGNTLSMRNHARLAALIGVARTKDILFRARLMDAQEMLAAGLLNEITGENDLYSRAEDLARTLLEHAPLTLRAAKEALNRVIRHWAPPSGGDDFVVRNYMSADFREGVEAFLAKRKPRWTGK; this is translated from the coding sequence ATGAGCGCGGAAGAGACGCTGTTCGAGATCGGCGGCGACGGCATCGCCTGGCTGACGTTCAACCGGCCCGAGGCCCGCAACGCGATGACGTTCGGGATGTACCGCCGCCTCGGGGAGATCTGCCGGAAGCCCGATCCGCGCGTGAGGGTGCTCGTCCTGCGCGGCGCGGGCGACAAGGCGTTCGTGTCCGGCACCGACATCTCGCAGTTCCGGGAGTTCAAGACGCCGAAGGACGCCATCGAGTACGAGGCAACGATGGACGGCGTCTTCGACGCGCTCGAGGACGTTCCCGTCCCGACCATCGCCGCCATCCAGGGCGCCTGCACCGGAGGCGGAGCGGGGATCGCCGCGGCGTGCGATCTGCGGCTCGGCGCTCCGTCGGCGAAGTTTGGGTTTCCCATCGCGCGGACGCTCGGGAACACGCTCTCGATGCGCAATCACGCGCGCCTCGCGGCCTTGATCGGCGTGGCGCGGACGAAGGACATCCTCTTTCGCGCGCGTCTGATGGACGCGCAGGAGATGCTCGCCGCCGGGTTGCTGAACGAAATCACGGGCGAAAACGACCTGTACTCACGCGCGGAGGATCTGGCTCGTACGCTCCTCGAGCACGCCCCGCTGACCTTGCGGGCAGCGAAGGAAGCGTTGAACCGGGTCATCCGGCATTGGGCGCCACCAAGCGGGGGCGACGACTTCGTGGTGCGCAACTACATGAGCGCGGACTTTCGCGAGGGCGTGGAAGCCTTCCTCGCCAAGCGCAAGCCGCGCTGGACCGGCAAGTAG